Proteins from a genomic interval of Anaerobaca lacustris:
- a CDS encoding sugar phosphate isomerase/epimerase family protein encodes MRTSGLSRRGFLASAGGWGAGAVLAMTAGGMSAETQRVRLSTPHAEKLGWRLSCGLYTFRDRSFYEALEVIGALGIRRVEPAFFLPLSKEQPDLRTSESLTPAQRREMKKRLDDRGMQMTSYYAPLEADTTAFRKVFDFAKEMGVETLVAEPPAEVFDTLDELCREYEIGLAVHNHPQSPQSRYWRPENVLKVCEGRSRFIGACPDTGHWVRSGLDPVECLRKLSGRILAVHLKDAAELGNRESRDVPLGEGDANFAQVLQTLRDLGFRGLATIEYEHLSPRLVEDVAQCAKFVEDFAASADA; translated from the coding sequence ATGAGAACGAGTGGATTGAGTCGTCGTGGGTTTCTTGCGTCTGCGGGAGGTTGGGGGGCCGGAGCCGTCCTGGCCATGACGGCCGGGGGAATGTCCGCAGAGACACAGCGGGTCAGGTTGAGCACGCCTCATGCGGAGAAGCTCGGGTGGCGGCTGTCGTGCGGGCTCTACACGTTCCGCGATCGCAGCTTCTACGAGGCCCTGGAGGTGATCGGGGCGTTGGGCATCCGGCGGGTCGAGCCGGCCTTCTTCCTGCCGCTGAGCAAGGAGCAGCCGGATCTCAGGACGAGCGAGTCACTCACACCGGCGCAGCGCCGCGAGATGAAGAAGCGATTGGACGATCGCGGCATGCAGATGACGAGCTACTACGCGCCCCTCGAAGCCGACACGACCGCGTTTCGAAAGGTATTCGACTTCGCGAAGGAAATGGGCGTCGAGACGCTCGTCGCCGAGCCGCCGGCGGAAGTGTTCGATACGCTCGACGAGCTGTGCCGCGAGTATGAGATCGGCCTGGCGGTGCACAATCACCCGCAATCGCCACAGTCGAGGTACTGGCGTCCGGAGAACGTCCTGAAGGTCTGCGAGGGCCGCAGCAGGTTCATCGGCGCCTGTCCGGACACCGGACACTGGGTCCGTTCGGGGCTGGACCCGGTGGAGTGCCTCAGGAAGTTGAGCGGCCGTATCCTCGCCGTGCACCTGAAGGACGCCGCCGAATTGGGCAACCGCGAATCGCGCGACGTGCCTCTGGGCGAGGGTGACGCGAACTTCGCGCAGGTGCTGCAAACGCTGCGCGATCTGGGATTCCGCGGCCTTGCGACCATTGAGTACGAGCATTTGTCGCCCCGACTGGTTGAAGACGTGGCCCAGTGCGCCAAGTTCGTTGAGGACTTTGCCGCGTCGGCAGATGCGTAG
- a CDS encoding M3 family metallopeptidase codes for MKRSSYAAWLWGTLMTGFFTVGLHPLYAADGSGPDASPLPSESNTAASAGRDNPLLADWDTPFGVPPFVRIAEDHYFPAFEAAIAQTRRQVDAIATDHRPATFANTIEALDASGELLDRVGGVFYNLRSAETTDRLQEIARQVAPLTSALQDDILLNEQLFAGVKAVWEQRDALDLTAEQRRLLDETHKRFVRGGANLPAEQKTRLRAINEELSLLGLQFGDNVLKETNAYRLVIEERKDLAGLPENLVTAAADAARQAGMEGKWVFTVHAPSIWPFLTYAENRELRRQIFTAYIQRGDNGNEYDNKSVLVRIAALRAERARLLGYSDHAHFVLEERMAKDADGVYGLLNQLWPPALAVAKKEAADLQALIRQEGHDFKLEPWDWWFYTEKIRRARYNLDENELRAYFTLENTLRGAYRVAERLYGLRFVERTDLPKYHPEVRTFEVKDADGSHLGVFFVDFHPRPGKRGGAWASAFRRQHVRDGRDIRPLVVNVCNFTRPAGDAPALLGLREVETLFHEFGHGLHSLLARIQYKSLGSVPRDFVELPSQIMEHWAMEPEVLRMYARHWKTDEPIPDELIERIERAERFNQGFITTEYLAASFLDMDWHTLTNVEDVDAVRFEDAALERIGLIPEIVTRYRSTYFQHIFAGGYSAGYYSYIWSEVLDTDAFQAFKERGIFDPATARSFRTNILERGGTADAMEMYKAFRGREPSVGPLLEKRGLNN; via the coding sequence ATGAAGAGAAGTTCCTATGCGGCATGGTTGTGGGGGACACTGATGACGGGATTCTTCACCGTGGGTTTGCATCCGTTGTATGCGGCGGACGGGAGCGGTCCGGACGCGAGCCCATTGCCGAGCGAGAGCAACACCGCCGCATCGGCCGGACGCGACAATCCCCTGTTGGCTGACTGGGATACGCCCTTCGGCGTGCCCCCGTTCGTGCGGATCGCGGAGGACCACTATTTCCCCGCCTTCGAAGCGGCCATCGCCCAGACGCGGCGGCAGGTGGATGCGATTGCCACGGACCACCGGCCAGCGACGTTCGCCAATACGATCGAGGCCCTGGACGCTTCGGGCGAGCTGCTCGACCGGGTCGGCGGCGTCTTCTATAACCTGCGGTCGGCCGAGACCACCGACCGGCTCCAGGAGATCGCCCGGCAGGTCGCCCCGCTGACCTCGGCGCTGCAGGACGACATCCTGCTCAACGAGCAGCTTTTCGCAGGGGTCAAGGCCGTCTGGGAGCAGCGCGATGCGCTCGATCTCACCGCCGAGCAGCGAAGGCTGCTGGATGAGACGCACAAGCGGTTCGTTCGGGGCGGGGCCAATCTTCCCGCCGAGCAGAAGACGCGCCTGCGGGCCATCAACGAGGAGCTTTCCCTTCTGGGGCTGCAATTCGGCGACAACGTGCTGAAGGAGACGAACGCCTACCGGCTTGTGATCGAGGAGAGGAAGGATCTGGCCGGTCTGCCCGAGAACCTCGTGACCGCCGCGGCCGACGCCGCCAGGCAGGCGGGGATGGAGGGCAAATGGGTGTTCACCGTGCACGCGCCGAGCATCTGGCCGTTCCTCACCTACGCCGAGAATCGCGAACTGCGCCGGCAGATCTTCACCGCCTACATCCAACGCGGCGACAACGGCAACGAGTACGACAACAAATCGGTCCTCGTCCGAATAGCCGCACTGCGTGCCGAGCGGGCGCGGCTTCTGGGCTATTCCGATCACGCCCATTTCGTGCTCGAAGAGCGGATGGCCAAGGACGCCGACGGGGTCTACGGCCTGTTGAACCAGCTTTGGCCGCCCGCCTTGGCCGTGGCGAAGAAGGAGGCCGCCGATCTCCAGGCCCTGATTCGCCAGGAAGGCCACGATTTCAAGCTTGAGCCCTGGGACTGGTGGTTCTACACGGAGAAGATCCGACGGGCCCGCTACAACCTGGACGAGAACGAATTGCGCGCGTACTTCACGCTGGAAAACACACTCCGGGGGGCCTACCGCGTCGCCGAGCGGCTCTACGGATTGCGCTTCGTCGAGCGGACCGACCTGCCGAAGTATCATCCGGAGGTCCGCACGTTTGAAGTGAAGGACGCCGACGGCTCGCACCTGGGCGTGTTCTTCGTCGATTTCCACCCGCGTCCCGGCAAGCGGGGCGGCGCATGGGCCAGCGCGTTTCGACGTCAGCACGTTCGGGACGGGCGGGACATTCGTCCCCTGGTGGTCAACGTCTGCAACTTCACGCGGCCGGCGGGCGATGCCCCCGCGCTGCTGGGTCTTCGAGAGGTCGAGACGCTCTTCCACGAGTTCGGCCACGGATTGCACTCGCTGCTGGCGCGGATTCAGTACAAGAGCCTGGGCTCGGTGCCGCGGGATTTCGTCGAGCTGCCGTCGCAGATCATGGAGCACTGGGCGATGGAGCCGGAGGTGCTGCGGATGTACGCCCGGCACTGGAAGACCGACGAACCGATTCCCGATGAGCTGATCGAACGGATCGAGCGGGCCGAGCGGTTCAACCAGGGGTTCATCACGACCGAGTACCTGGCCGCCTCGTTCCTCGATATGGACTGGCACACCCTCACGAACGTCGAGGACGTGGATGCCGTCCGCTTCGAGGACGCGGCGCTCGAGAGGATCGGTCTGATCCCGGAGATCGTGACCCGTTACCGCAGCACCTATTTCCAGCACATCTTCGCCGGGGGCTATTCGGCCGGATACTACAGTTACATCTGGAGCGAGGTGCTCGACACCGACGCCTTCCAGGCGTTCAAAGAGAGAGGGATCTTCGATCCGGCGACCGCCCGCTCCTTCCGCACCAACATTCTCGAACGGGGCGGCACCGCCGACGCCATGGAAATGTACAAGGCCTTCCGGGGTCGCGAGCCCTCCGTTGGGCCCTTGTTGGAAAAACGCGGCCTCAACAATTGA
- a CDS encoding Gfo/Idh/MocA family protein: MANQNSKPVKDRGTFHGRRAFLKATAASVTFPYLIPASAMGNAGATAPSNRIVMAGIGIGNMGRGDLGSFLGRDDVQYVAVCDVKRDVRDSQANRVNEKYGNKDCKAYRDFREVMVRGDIDAVHCATPDHWHAIIVIEACRNGKDIYCQKPETKTLREGKLMVDAARRYSRVVSGGSQRVLEDYRGIVDACWGGNKGIVKSINVNVGPLPTDCNKAGESVPDGFDWDMWLGPAPWAPYHPHRCSGSYSIDGTSWRSFKDYSGGGMTDWGAHHFGGATFAIDVRELEPEEVIFHNENGRKFATCRYPNGKLLHHNHPGRGNLDVEGTNEAGPVKPVPGYAGTGGIYGDFIDCVKTRSKPFRDIEYAVHTATVCHLFLIAYELERSLKWDTARQQFVNDDEANRLVDVARREPWVI; the protein is encoded by the coding sequence GTGGCAAACCAGAACAGCAAACCAGTGAAGGACCGGGGCACGTTTCATGGTCGAAGGGCATTTCTGAAGGCAACGGCGGCGTCGGTGACATTCCCCTATCTGATTCCGGCGTCGGCAATGGGAAACGCCGGCGCCACCGCGCCGAGCAACCGCATTGTGATGGCCGGCATCGGCATCGGCAACATGGGCCGGGGCGACCTGGGTTCGTTTCTCGGTCGTGACGATGTCCAGTACGTTGCCGTCTGCGACGTCAAAAGAGATGTCCGCGACAGTCAGGCGAACCGTGTGAACGAGAAGTACGGCAACAAAGACTGCAAGGCCTATCGCGATTTCCGCGAGGTCATGGTGCGCGGTGATATCGACGCGGTCCATTGCGCCACGCCGGACCACTGGCACGCAATCATCGTGATCGAGGCGTGCCGCAACGGAAAGGACATCTACTGCCAGAAGCCCGAGACCAAGACGCTCCGCGAGGGCAAGCTGATGGTCGACGCCGCCCGGCGCTACAGCCGGGTCGTATCCGGCGGCAGTCAGCGTGTGCTCGAGGATTACCGAGGCATCGTCGACGCCTGCTGGGGCGGGAACAAGGGCATCGTCAAATCGATCAACGTCAACGTGGGGCCGCTGCCGACCGACTGCAACAAGGCGGGCGAATCGGTCCCCGACGGCTTCGACTGGGACATGTGGCTTGGCCCGGCCCCCTGGGCGCCGTACCATCCCCACCGGTGCAGCGGCAGTTACAGCATCGACGGCACGAGCTGGCGGTCGTTCAAGGACTACTCCGGCGGCGGCATGACCGACTGGGGCGCCCACCATTTCGGCGGCGCGACCTTTGCCATCGATGTCAGAGAACTCGAGCCCGAGGAAGTCATCTTCCATAACGAGAACGGCAGGAAGTTTGCGACCTGCCGCTACCCGAACGGCAAGCTGCTTCACCACAATCATCCGGGCCGGGGCAATCTGGACGTGGAAGGCACGAATGAAGCGGGCCCCGTCAAGCCGGTCCCAGGGTACGCCGGAACCGGCGGGATCTACGGCGACTTCATCGATTGCGTCAAGACGCGCAGCAAGCCCTTCCGTGACATCGAGTACGCGGTCCACACGGCGACCGTATGCCACCTGTTCCTCATTGCCTACGAGCTGGAACGTTCGCTGAAATGGGACACGGCCAGGCAGCAGTTTGTGAACGACGACGAAGCCAATCGCCTTGTCGACGTGGCGCGAAGAGAACCCTGGGTGATTTAA
- a CDS encoding HEAT repeat domain-containing protein — MTSKEGTTMAVAVGAAAIAAGRAMAQTGSAAVDTAFETLKTYDWGSDREALKPIDQAIIASHGDPAARKALEKRLVDALAGGLSRSAQDYVCRKLKVVGTSQSVEALAALLPAQETSHIARYALERISDEKAAEAMRDALPKVSGKLKPGMIGSLGVRRDAKSVKPISGLLGDSDGQIAQTAAQSLGLIGTPAAAKELSAFAKKAPANMKIPVADACLVCAERLLADGERAAALALYRELNSGDQPAHVKVAAMKGMLAATTKQ, encoded by the coding sequence ATGACGAGCAAAGAAGGCACAACCATGGCCGTGGCGGTTGGAGCGGCTGCGATCGCAGCCGGCAGGGCGATGGCCCAGACGGGTTCGGCCGCAGTAGATACGGCATTCGAAACGCTCAAGACCTATGACTGGGGCTCAGACCGCGAGGCGCTGAAGCCGATCGATCAGGCCATCATCGCTTCGCACGGCGATCCGGCGGCACGCAAAGCGCTCGAGAAACGCCTGGTGGACGCACTTGCCGGCGGCCTTTCGCGGTCGGCGCAGGACTATGTGTGCCGCAAGCTGAAGGTCGTGGGCACGAGCCAGTCGGTCGAGGCCCTCGCCGCTCTCCTGCCGGCACAGGAGACCTCGCATATCGCACGCTACGCCCTGGAACGTATTTCGGATGAGAAGGCGGCCGAGGCGATGCGGGATGCGCTGCCGAAGGTCAGCGGCAAGCTCAAGCCGGGCATGATCGGTTCGCTGGGCGTACGCCGTGACGCCAAGAGCGTCAAGCCCATCTCGGGTCTTCTCGGCGACTCCGACGGCCAGATCGCGCAGACGGCGGCCCAATCGCTGGGTCTGATCGGCACGCCCGCGGCGGCCAAGGAACTGAGTGCGTTCGCGAAGAAGGCGCCCGCCAACATGAAGATCCCCGTGGCCGACGCCTGCCTGGTCTGTGCAGAGCGGCTGCTGGCCGACGGGGAGAGGGCCGCTGCATTGGCGTTGTACAGAGAGCTCAATAGCGGCGACCAGCCTGCGCACGTCAAGGTGGCCGCCATGAAGGGCATGCTGGCCGCCACGACGAAGCAGTAG
- a CDS encoding LamG-like jellyroll fold domain-containing protein, with amino-acid sequence MCRRLIDLVCCVLVLGWVANASANLMAYWNLDEGTGTVVRDRSGNGNHGTVHGAVWGDGRYKGALEFNGVNDYVEVPTSDSLEIEGNVAIAAWIRWLDAGDTWLCVLANGQQNGPWENYGLFVNRTSRFVYFTLSLGGEHVVQQTPNNATEPDTWQHVCATWDGFAARIYVNGEMRLEQARTGALVPPRVPLRIGHRNGSSHYYCGMIDDVAVFDRALGAEEIRNVMEGIAPAELASDPYPEDETMDVPRDVVLHWAAGEFADTHDIYFGTSFDDVNDASRSNPMGVLLGQGQTAASFDPPGLLDFETTYYWRIDEVNAPPSSAIYKGEVWSFTAEPFAYPIANVAATTNGVSDTGAGPEKTIDGSGLDASDQHSTNSTDMWLVRPGEEPLYIQYEFDRVYKLHEMRVWNYNVQFEIILGFGVKEVTIEYSTDGEDWAALGDVEFAKAAATATYTANTVVAFGGVPARFVRLNVHSGHGTMGQFGLSEVRFLFIPAQAREPQPPDGAAGVAVGSALSWRGGRDAASHEVYLGTDPDELALVGTTDGATLAPGNLEFGSTYYWTVDAINPAHVRTPVWSSDLWIFSTQEYASIDGFETYTDDIDAGEAIFDTWLDGWVNNTGSTVGHLQTPFAERSIVHSGSQSMPLHYDNATSPFYSEAERAFASPQSWTGNGADTLVLYVRGNAPAFLETADGQILMSAIGTDIWDSADQFRYAYKSLSGNGSIVVRVDSLVRSDGWAKAGVMIRETLEPGSKHAFVAVTPDNGVSFQRRPVAGTTSYNTDAAGIVAPHWVKLTRTGNVFTAQQSADGVTWVDITPTESVEITMAANVFIGLALTSHNASVSTAAEFSNLTTTGNVTGAWQTAGIGATQPEGNSAQPMYVRIEDSTGMAATVVNADATITLRPTWQEWKIPYADLAGVNLSRVQTIVIGVGNRTSPSAAGTGTIYIDDIGYGRPAQE; translated from the coding sequence ATGTGTAGACGACTGATCGATCTGGTTTGTTGTGTTCTGGTGCTGGGATGGGTGGCCAACGCCTCCGCCAACCTGATGGCGTACTGGAATCTGGACGAGGGTACGGGCACTGTTGTCCGAGACCGCTCCGGCAACGGCAACCATGGCACGGTCCATGGCGCCGTCTGGGGGGACGGCCGATACAAAGGCGCCCTGGAATTCAACGGAGTGAACGACTACGTTGAAGTACCCACGTCCGACAGTCTTGAGATCGAGGGCAACGTAGCGATCGCAGCCTGGATACGGTGGCTGGACGCCGGTGATACCTGGCTATGCGTCCTGGCGAACGGACAACAGAACGGTCCATGGGAAAACTATGGCTTGTTTGTGAACCGAACATCGCGCTTCGTCTACTTCACGCTTTCTCTCGGCGGCGAGCACGTCGTACAGCAAACCCCCAACAACGCCACAGAGCCGGACACGTGGCAGCATGTCTGCGCCACGTGGGATGGCTTCGCCGCGAGGATTTACGTGAACGGAGAGATGAGGTTGGAGCAAGCCCGGACCGGAGCCCTGGTTCCTCCAAGAGTGCCGCTGCGCATTGGGCATCGCAACGGCAGCTCCCATTACTATTGTGGGATGATCGATGACGTCGCCGTCTTTGACCGCGCCTTGGGGGCAGAAGAGATCCGGAACGTCATGGAGGGTATCGCTCCGGCGGAACTGGCCTCCGACCCTTATCCTGAGGATGAGACCATGGACGTGCCTCGCGACGTGGTCCTGCACTGGGCGGCCGGCGAGTTTGCGGACACGCACGATATCTACTTCGGCACTTCCTTCGACGATGTCAACGATGCCAGCCGGAGCAACCCGATGGGTGTGCTTCTGGGCCAGGGTCAGACGGCGGCCAGCTTCGATCCGCCCGGCCTGCTCGATTTCGAAACGACCTACTACTGGCGAATCGACGAGGTCAACGCTCCGCCGAGCAGTGCAATCTACAAGGGCGAGGTCTGGAGCTTCACCGCCGAACCCTTCGCCTATCCGATCGCGAACGTCGCCGCCACGACCAACGGCGTCTCCGACACGGGCGCTGGGCCGGAGAAGACCATTGACGGCTCAGGCCTCGATGCGTCGGATCAGCACTCCACCAACAGCACGGACATGTGGTTGGTGAGGCCCGGCGAGGAACCGCTCTACATCCAATACGAGTTCGATCGCGTCTACAAGCTCCACGAGATGCGCGTCTGGAACTACAACGTTCAGTTCGAGATCATTCTCGGCTTCGGAGTCAAAGAGGTCACGATCGAGTACTCCACTGACGGTGAGGACTGGGCTGCACTGGGCGACGTGGAGTTTGCCAAGGCCGCCGCGACAGCTACGTACACGGCCAATACGGTCGTCGCTTTCGGCGGGGTCCCTGCGCGGTTCGTCCGTCTCAACGTTCACAGCGGGCACGGCACCATGGGCCAGTTCGGCCTGAGCGAGGTTCGCTTCCTGTTCATCCCGGCGCAGGCCCGCGAGCCGCAGCCGCCCGACGGCGCGGCGGGTGTGGCCGTCGGCAGCGCCCTGAGCTGGCGCGGCGGTCGCGACGCCGCCTCACACGAGGTGTATCTGGGCACCGATCCGGACGAACTGGCCCTGGTCGGTACAACCGATGGCGCCACATTGGCCCCGGGCAACCTCGAGTTTGGCAGCACCTATTACTGGACCGTCGATGCCATCAACCCGGCCCATGTGCGAACCCCTGTCTGGAGCAGCGACCTCTGGATCTTCTCCACACAGGAATACGCGTCGATCGACGGGTTCGAGACCTATACCGACGACATTGACGCCGGCGAGGCGATCTTCGACACGTGGCTCGACGGCTGGGTCAACAACACCGGCTCGACGGTCGGCCACCTCCAGACGCCGTTTGCGGAGCGAAGCATCGTCCACAGCGGCAGTCAGTCGATGCCGCTGCACTACGACAACGCGACTTCGCCGTTCTACTCCGAGGCCGAGCGGGCGTTCGCCTCGCCGCAGAGCTGGACGGGCAACGGCGCCGACACGTTGGTGCTCTACGTTCGTGGCAACGCGCCGGCCTTCCTGGAGACCGCCGACGGCCAGATTCTCATGAGCGCGATCGGCACCGACATCTGGGACAGCGCCGACCAGTTCCGCTATGCCTACAAGAGCCTCAGCGGCAACGGGTCCATCGTCGTCCGCGTCGACAGCCTGGTCCGCAGCGATGGATGGGCGAAGGCAGGCGTGATGATCCGTGAGACGCTGGAGCCGGGCTCGAAGCACGCGTTCGTGGCCGTGACGCCGGACAACGGCGTGTCGTTCCAGCGCCGCCCGGTGGCCGGGACGACCAGCTACAACACCGATGCGGCCGGGATCGTGGCGCCGCACTGGGTGAAGCTGACGCGAACGGGCAACGTCTTCACGGCCCAGCAGTCGGCCGACGGCGTAACGTGGGTGGACATCACCCCGACGGAGTCGGTGGAGATCACGATGGCCGCCAACGTATTCATCGGCCTGGCGCTGACCAGCCACAACGCGAGCGTGTCGACAGCGGCGGAGTTCTCGAACCTGACGACGACGGGCAACGTCACCGGCGCCTGGCAGACGGCGGGGATCGGCGCGACGCAGCCGGAGGGCAACTCGGCCCAGCCGATGTACGTCCGGATCGAAGACAGCACCGGCATGGCCGCGACAGTCGTGAATGCCGATGCGACCATCACGCTGCGTCCGACGTGGCAGGAATGGAAGATCCCGTACGCCGACCTGGCGGGCGTGAACCTGAGCCGGGTGCAGACGATCGTCATCGGCGTCGGCAACAGGACGAGCCCGAGCGCCGCCGGCACAGGGACGATCTACATAGACGATATCGGCTACGGGCGACCCGCACAAGAATGA